A window of Panulirus ornatus isolate Po-2019 chromosome 27, ASM3632096v1, whole genome shotgun sequence contains these coding sequences:
- the aop gene encoding ets DNA-binding protein pokkuri, which translates to MKVPPLNLTPDINRVGMALPFSPDLLWRYPLSLPQSASPSSPMLDVKNQMPTHLAADPRMWSRDDVTAFLRWFEREFELPTIDLSKFCMNGKALCMLTKSDLADRAPGAGDILHNTLQFLLRDAPQVPQSPLTPHHPLLSPSPLTPSPAQPWSMMTPDIHSFSHLLHQGGSVTLSPAPSEQSGGSPRHPDTASSTSSTSTAAYHHSSAASTGSGHSGSQSDSEDSTRDSSSPQRSPLPPNNAAAMSAFPAHALASLKHLSDYRAAAAAAAAAAAAQSVPSHQESLQQHQHQQHQHQHQHQQHQHQSQPPPPPSQPQGPTGPTEEPVETGTNGRLLWDFLQQLLNDPQQRYSRYIAWKNRDTGVFKIVDPPGLARLWGIQKNHLSMNYDKMSRALRYYYRVNILRKVQGERHCYQFLRNPSELKSIKNISMLRSTPLQSPRTKDTPAAIQPAPMEEEEEEGPTDLSMSSIHHQYHAPPPAPMDTQHQNLTHEPHDLSVTIKSEEYLEHSYE; encoded by the exons ATGAAGGTGCCACCGCTGAACTTGACTCCAGATATAAACCGCGTGGGAATGGCGCTACCCTTCAGTCCTGATCTGCTGTGGAGGTACCCACTGTCTCTGCCTCAGTCCGCGTCGCCGTCTTCCCCGATGCTTGATGTCAAGAACCAGATGCCCACTCACCTCG CTGCAGACCCACGTATGTGGTCCCGTGATGATGTGACGGCATTCCTTAGATGGTTTGAGCGAGAATTTGAGCTACCAACCATCGATCTCTCCAAGTTCTGCATGAATG GAAAGGCATTATGTATGCTGACCAAATCAGACTTGGCGGATCGTGCCCCGGGGGCGGGAGATATCCTGCACAATACTCTTCAGTTCCTCCTGCGTGATGCCCCACAGGTGCCTCAGTCccctctcacacctcaccacccattgttgtcaccctcacccctcaccccatcacctgcaCAGCCTTGGTCTATGATGACCCCTGACATCCACAGCTTCAGCCACTTGCTGCACCAAGGTGGCTCTGTTACACTGAGCCCTGCACCATCAGAGCAGAGTGGAGGTTCTCCCCGCCATCCAGACAcagcctcctccacttcctctacctctacagcAGCATATCACCATTCCTCAGCTGCCTCCACGGGCTCTGGTCATTCTGGCAGTCAGTCTGACTCTGAAGACTCTACACGAGATTCTTCATCACCTCAGCGATCTCCCTTGCCTCCCAATAATGCTGCTGCAATGTCTGCATTCCCAGCCCATGCTCTGGCCTCCCTGAAACATCTTAGTGACTaccgagctgctgctgctgctgcagctgctgcagctgcGGCCCAGAGTGTTCCTTCCCATCAAGAGAGTCTCCAGCAACAtcagcaccaacaacaccaacaccaacatcagcatcaacaacaccagcaccagtcacaaccaccaccaccaccttcacaaccTCAGGGCCCAACGGGACCAACTGAAGAGCCAGTAGAGACTGGCACTAATGGTCGCCTTTTGTGGGATTTCTTACAACAGCTGTTGAATGACCCACAACAGAGGTACTCCCGCTACATTGCGTGGAAAAACCGTGATACTGGGGTATTCAAAATAGTGGATCCACCAGGATTGGCACGTTTGTGGGGGATACAAAAGAATCACCTTAGTATGAACTATGACAAGATGTCACGTGCTCTTCGGTATTACTACCGTGTCAATATACTTCGCAAGGTTCAAGGTGAGCGTCACTGTTACCAGTTCCTTCGTAACCCCTCTGAACTGAAGAGTATCAAGAACATAAGTATGTTGCGATCCACTCCTCTACAGTCTCCACGCACCAAGGATACTCCAGCTGCGATACAACCTGCTCctatggaagaagaggaggaagagggtccCACTGATCTCTCTatgtcatccatccaccaccagtaccatGCCCCTCCACCAGCTCCTATGGACACTCAACACCAAAATTTAACTCACGAGCCCCATGACCTTTCTGTTACAATCAAGAGTGAAGAGTACCTGGAACATAGCTACGAGTAA